The region CCGAGCCCGACGGCCCCATCACCGCCACGTACTCGTTGCGCTCCACCACCAGATCCACCCCCCTCAACGCATGCACCACCTCCGCCCCAAGCACATAGTCCTTCCGCAAACCCTCGATCCGGATGACGGTATCCGAGATGGTGCGCCCCGCCGCACGTCCGCTCACAGCTCCCTCCCGACCAGC is a window of bacterium DNA encoding:
- a CDS encoding macrolide ABC transporter ATP-binding protein is translated as MSGRAAGRTISDTVIRIEGLRKDYVLGAEVVHALRGVDLVVERNEYVAVMGPSGS